The nucleotide window GAGAGTGAGCGTCGGCGCCGGAGTGGACCCGGTGCCGTCGGAGGAGTGAGAACTGCTCCCGTCGGTAACTATATGACGCCGCCCGGACAACGTCGCTGCCGGAGGTCTACTCGCGTGGAAATCTCCGACGAACTCATCTGTCTGTTCAGCGCCGAGATCGAGACAAACGGCGACAGCTACGTCGTCGAGGTACCACGCCGCGAGGTCGAGACCGGGAGCGTCCAGCCCGGCGAGACCCACCGCGTGGCTCTGATCGAACGCTCCGAGTCGGACGACACCGACGACGGAGGCGAGTCGACGGACGACGGTCCACAGCCCCCGGTCGACCAGGGGGAGATCCGGTACGTCGAGGTGGAGGACCTCGGCAAGCAGGGCGACGGGATCGCCCGCGTCGAGCGGGGGTACGTCATCATCGTCCCGGGTGCCGAGGTCGGCGAACGGGTGAAGATCGAGATCACCGAGGTGAAGTCGAACTTCGCCGTCGGCGAGATCATCGAGGAGGACCTGTAGCTACACCTCGACCGTCCAGTAGGAGACGGACGCGAGGTGGTCGCCGACGTTCGTCTCCCCGACGGAGGTGTCGACCGACCGGAACGGCGCCGCCACCCCGTTGGGGAGCTTCCTGTAGAAGCCGTACGGGAACACGAAGTCGTGTGCGGCAGAACGCAGCTCCAGGTCCGCCTCCGCGACCAGCCCGCGGACCTCCTCTTCGGAGTAGAGCCGCGACCCCATCGGGAGCGCCCAGTTGTACAACACCCGCAGCGAACTGCCGACGAACGTGTCGAAGAACACCGTCTCCTCGGCGACCCGCGCGAGCTCTCGGAGGTAGCCTGCGGGGTCGTCCGCGAGGTGGAAGAAACGCATCGCCACGACCGCGTCGAAGTAGTCGTCCGGGAACGGGAGCCGGCCGGCGTCCCCGCGGAGAAACTCGATCCGGTCTGCCACGCCCGCCCGGCGTGCCTTCTGTCTGCCCTGTGTGAGCATCGCGTCGGAGATGTCC belongs to Halobaculum sp. MBLA0143 and includes:
- a CDS encoding TRAM domain-containing protein is translated as MEISDELICLFSAEIETNGDSYVVEVPRREVETGSVQPGETHRVALIERSESDDTDDGGESTDDGPQPPVDQGEIRYVEVEDLGKQGDGIARVERGYVIIVPGAEVGERVKIEITEVKSNFAVGEIIEEDL
- a CDS encoding class I SAM-dependent methyltransferase translates to MKGQEWYQDDSVAQAYEDKRFSGGGRLIDRREKRAVLDAVGPVEGRRILEIACGTGRFTVMLAERGADVTGLDISDAMLTQGRQKARRAGVADRIEFLRGDAGRLPFPDDYFDAVVAMRFFHLADDPAGYLRELARVAEETVFFDTFVGSSLRVLYNWALPMGSRLYSEEEVRGLVAEADLELRSAAHDFVFPYGFYRKLPNGVAAPFRSVDTSVGETNVGDHLASVSYWTVEV